In the Armatimonadota bacterium genome, GATGGTGATGCAGTTGTCCGCGCCGTCGCGCATCACCTCGTACTCGATTTCCTTCCAGCCGAGAAGGCACAACTCGACCAGGATCTGGTGACGCATCGAGAGCTTCAAGCCACGGACGCCAATCTCCATCAACTCGTGCTCGTCATGCGCGATTCCACCCCCTGTGCCGCCAAGCGTATATGCCGGGCGCACGATCAGCGGGTATAGCCCAATCGCCGCGACCTCCTTGAGCTGCTCCTCGGTCTCGATGATCCAGCTCTCGGGCACGGGCTCGCCGATGTCGTTCATGAGTGTGCGGAAGAACTCACGGTCCTCCGCCTTCTGTATGGCGGAGAGCGGAGTGCCGAGCATCTCGACGCCGTAGCGTTCGAGCACGCCGCTGGTCGCAAGTTCGGTCGCCAGGTTGAGGCCGGTCTGACCTCCGAGGGTCGGCAGCAGCCCGTCCGGGCGCTCCTGCTCGATTACGCGACTGGCGAACTCGACGTTGAGCGGTTCGATGTAGACCTTGTCGGCGATCTCGGTGTCGGTCATGATCGTCGCCGGGTTGGAGTTGATCAGGACGACCTCGATTCCCTCCTCTCGCAGAGCCCGGCAGGCCTGTGTGCCGGCGTAGTCGAACTCCGCGGCCTGACCGATGATGATCGGCCCCGAACCGATGACCATTACCTTCCTGATGTCCTTGCGTCGCGGCATATTGCTCCTGTTGTCCTTGACCTGCGCTGTGCAACATTGCGAATGACCCAGGGCAATCGACTCTGACCGCGTTTCCTGGTTCTACCTCATGCACGCCTTCACGGCCCATTCCAGACCATCAGTCGCCCGATGATACTCTGATGTCCCGATGGTACTCCTGTAGGGACCTTACGCTGCCGGTCTGTTCGCGGGCAGCCTGTATTCCCTGGGCGGCTGCGGCCGCTGCCGCCGCCGTCGTGACGTAGGGCACTCTGTGCTTGATCGCGGCCTTGCGCAGGTAGCTGTCGTCCGTGACGCTCTCTTTGCCGGCAGGCGTGTTGATCAGCAGTTGAATCTCCCCGTTGCTGAGGGCATCGGCGATGTTTGGGCGACCCTCGTACATCTTCTTGATCGGCGCAGCGGTGATGCCGTTTTCCGCCAACAACCTGGCCGTTCCCGCGGTCGCCAAGATCTGGAAGCCCATGTCCGCCAGTTTGCGGATCGTCGGAACGATGGCCTGCTTGTCATGCCCGGCCACAGTCACCAGGACGGTTCCCTCCGTGGGCAGACTGAGCCCGGCTGCCGTCTGTGACTTGTAGAACGCGAGACCGAAGTTGTCTGCGATGCCGATGACCTCTCCGGTCGAGCGCATCTCAGGTCCGAGAAGCGGATCGACCTCCGGGAACATACTGAACGGAAAGACCGACTCTTTGACGCCGAAGTGCGGATACTCCCTGCCGTTTAGATTGAGTTCGCTCAGTCTCGCGCCCAGCATGACATTGGTGGCAATACGCGCCATTGAGACGCCGGTCACCTTCGAAACCAGCGGAACAGTGCGAGATGCGCGAGGATTGGCTTCCAGCACGTACACTACGTCGTTCGCGATAGCATACTGCATGTTCATCAGCCCGACGACGCCAAGCTCGACGGCTATCCGCCGGGTATACTCGACGATCGTGTCGAGGTGCTTCTGCGGGATCGTCACCGGCGGGATAGCACAGGCGCTGTCACCGGAATGGATTCCTGCCAGTTCGATATGCTCCATTATCGACGGCACGAACGCTTCCTGACCGTCGGAGATGGCGTCCGCCTCGGCCTCGATGGCGTTGTCGAGGAACTTATCGATCAGAATCGGCCTCTCGGGCGATATCTCGACCGCCGCGTTGACGTATCTTGTCAGCATCTCCTCGTCATAGACCACCTCCATGCCGCGGCCGCCCAGCACGTAGGACGGACGAACCATCAATGGGTAGCCGATCCGTGCCGCGACCTTCAGCGCCTCATCGAGTGTGCTGGCCATGCCGTGCTCCGGCATCGGTATGCCGATCTCTTTCATCATCTCGGCAAAGCGCTCTCGATCCTCCGCAAGGTCTATACTCCTGGGGGAGGTGCCCAGTATTTTCACGCCGCATTCCTCGAGTTCGGCCGCAATGTTCAGCGGAGTCTGGCCGCCGAACTGCACGATGACCCCCTCCGGTTGCTCTTTCCTATAGATGCTCAGCACGTCTTCGACGGTCAGCGGTTCGAAGTAGAGCTTGTCCGAAGTGTCGTAGTCGGTGGAAACCGTTTCGGGATTGCAGTTGACCATGATTGACTCGAGACCCAGGTCTCTCAGCGCAAAGGCCGCATGAACGCACGTGTAGTCAAACTCTATGCCCTGACCGATGCGGTTCGGGCCGCCGCCGAGGATCATGATCTTCTTGTTGGGCGAGACCGACACGCTGTCGGTCGCGTTGTAGGTCGAGAAATAGTAGGCGGCATCCGCCCCGCTGACCGGTACTGCTTCCCATGCTTCCTCGACGCCGAGTCTAGCTCTCCCCGAGCGAATGCTCTCTTCTGGCACCTCAAGAATCTGCGCCAGGTACTTGTCCGCGAACCCATCCTTCTTCGCCTGGATCAGGAGTGCGTCGGGCAACTCCCGACCCTTGTACTCGAGAATCTGCTCCTCCAGTTCGACAAGTTCTTTCATCTGCTGGATGAACCATCTGCCGATGTAGGTAATCTGGTGAAGTTCCTCCACGGAGACGCCTTTGCGCAATGCCTCGTACATGATGAACTGGCGCTCCGAAGACGGCTCAGCAAGGAATTTCCGGAGCTCTTCGACCGGGAGCTGGTTGAAGTTCCTCGCGAAGCCCAGTCCGTATCTCTTGATCTCCAGCGACCGGATCGACTTCTGGAACGCTTCCTTGTAGTTCTTGCCGATGCTCATGACCTCGCCGACGGCGCGCATCTGGGTGCCGAGCTTGTCTATCGAGCCGGGGAACTTCTCGAACGCCCATCGCGCGAACTTGACGACGACGTAGTCTCCCGATGGTGTGTACTTCTCGAGCGTGCCATCACGCCAGTAGGGGATTTCGTCCAGCGTCATACCTGCGGCCAGCTTCGATGAGATCAGGGCGATCGGAAATCCGGTCGCTTTCGAAGCGAGCGCGGACGACCGGGACGTACGAGGGTTGATCTCGATGACTACGATCCTGTCGGTTTTCGGATCATGGGCAAACTGGACGTTTGTGCCGCCTATCACGCCGATGGACTCGACGATCCGGTAGGAGATGTCCTGCAGCCGCTTCTGAAGGCCCGTCGGCACGGTCAGCATCGGAGCGACGCAGTAGCTGTCTCCCGTGTGAACGCCCATGGCATCGACATTTTCGATGAAGCAGACGGTGATCATCTGGTTCTTTGAGTCACGCACGACTTCGAGTTCCAGCTCTTCCCAGCCGAGAACCGACTCCTCGATCAGTATCTGGCCGACCAGGCTGGCCGCGATCCCCCTGGCGGCGATGATTCGGAGTTCCTCGACGTTCCAGCAGAAACCACCACCGGTACCGCCGAGGGTGTAGGCGGGTCTGACGACTACTGGATATCCGATCTCCTGGGCGATCTTCTCAGCCTCCTGGACGCTCAGGGCGGGTTGACTGATCGGCATCTCGACGCCAATCGCATTCATCGTATCCTTGAACGCAATTCGATCCTCGCCTCGCTCAATGGCGTCAGCCTGCACGCCGATGACCTTGACCCCGTACTTGTCCAGGATGCCCTTCTTGTAGAGATCGGCGGTCAGGTTCAGGCCGGTCTGCCCACCCAGGTTCGGCAGAACCGCGTCTGGCCGCTCCTTGGCGATCACCTTCTCCAGGCTCTCGACCGTGAGTGGTTCGAGGTAGGTGGAATCCGCCATGCCCGGATCGGTCATGATGGTGGCCGGATTGGAGTTCACCAGCACAATCTGGTAGCCGGCCTCTCTGAGTGCCTTGCACGCCTGTGTACCCGAGTAGTCAAACTCGCACGCCTGACCGATCACGATCGGACCGGAACCGATTACCAAGACCTTGTGAATGTCGTTTCGTCGTGCCATGCGGCCTCAATGCCCCCTTGACTTCCTTGTTGTGCGGCTACTATGCTCCCACTATCTCTAGAAACTGGTTGAAGAGATACCCGCTGTCCCGTGGACCCGGAGATGCTTCCGGGTGGTACTGCACGGAGAAGATCGGAAGTTCCTTGTGCCGCAGTCCCTCCACAGTACCGTCGTTCAGATTGACATGAGCCACTTCCGCCCCAGAGCCCTTCAGACCGTCGGGGTCAACGGCGTAACCGTGGTTCTGGGAGGTGATGTACACCCGGCCTGTCACCAGATCTTGTACTGGATGGTTGCCGCCGCGGTGGCCGAACTTAAGCTTGAAGGTCTCGCTTCCAAACGCGCGGCCCAGAAGCTGATGGCCGAGACATATCCCCATGATCGGCTTCCTGCCGATGCACTTCCTGACGTTCTGAAGCGCATAGTCGAGCCTGGCCGGGTCACCAGGTCCCGGCGAAAAGACGATACCGTCGGGATCGGTATCCAAGATCTCTTCGGCCGGACAGTCGCAGGGGTAGACGGTGACCTTCAATCCGCGCGACGCCAAGCTGCGCATTATGTTGTACTTGACGCCGAAATCCACCAGCGCGACGTGCCGCCGATCCGACTCCCCGACAGCGGATTCGCCGTCGTCGAGAGTCTGGCCCTGCCAGACGTACGGCTTGTCTACGGAAACCTTGCGGACGAAGTCCATCAGCCCGTAGTCCGTCGAACCTTCGATAGTCTTGAGGAGTTCCGCTGGCGTCGCTTCGGTCGAGATCGCACCAGTCATCACGCCTCGCACCCTCAGGTGCTTCGTAAGCATCCTGGTGTCAACACCCCTGATGCCGACGACACCGTGTCCGACCAGGAACTCGTCGAGCGAACCGACCTTCCGCCAGTTGCTCGGATGATCGCAGAGATGCTTGATGACAAACCCGGCGACCTGGACGCCGCGCGACTCGAAGTCTTGCGGCGCGACTCCGTAGCTGCCGATGAGCGGGTACGTCATCGTGAGAAGTTGCCCGGCGAATGAAGGATCGGTCAGCATCTCCTGGTAGCCGGTCATGCAGGTGCTGAATACCGCCTCGCCGAGCGTCGTGCCACTCGCGCCCAGAGACTCCCCTTCGAATGTCGTGCCGTCCGACAGGACGAGTATTGACTTCTTCACTTGACCTTCTCCGTCTTGCCTGTCCGGTCGGATTCGATCGCCGCCTCCATGACCGCCACCGCGGCCCGACCCTCCCGGCCTCCGGTTTCCGGCCGACTGCCGGTGACGATGCACGCGGCGAACTCCCGGTACTCATCCATGATAAGGTCAATCCTCTCGCACGGGATATCTGTAGCGTCCCCCTCGACATCGCAGAGCCTGAGGTGCGACTTCAGGCAATCCACCTCCATGAACCCGTCTGTGCCGTAGATGCAGGTCTCAGTCTTCGGAGGTGACACGTACGTGTCGCCGATAGAACCGAGCGAGCCTTCTTCGAAGCGGATGATGACCTGCGTGATCTCAGGGATCTCGGCGGAGAGGCACTTCTTTGAGAACATCGCGTTTACCTCAACCGCCGGGCCGACCAGATAGTGCATATTGTCTATCTGATGGATCCCGAGAAGGTTCAGCGGGCCGCCCGGGCAGGTCTCGTTGTACCATCGCCACTGGCCCTCCTCGACGCTCCAGCCTCCCCGGTGCGACTGATGACCTTCGATCATGACGACGTCCCCGATTCTGCCCTCATCAAGAAACTGCCGGGCCTTGCGAACAGCCGGCACGCGGCGCAGACAGTGGCCGACCTGCAGGATCACACCTGCGTCTTCGCACGCCTTCATGATCGTGTCGCACTCCGCCAGCGTGTTAGCCAGCGGCTTCTCGATAAAAACGTGCTTCCCGTGCTCCGCAACGCCGATCACCAGGGGCATGTGGATATGATTAGGCACTACCAAGAGCACACCCTCGACATCCGAGCACTCGAGGACTTCATCCCAAGAGCCGGCGGGCGGGACCGGCATCTCGCCCCTGCGCTGCTCGACGACATCGGGACTGGCGTCGAACCAAGTGATGAGGTCCAGCACATCGGCAGCGTTCTTGACGGCCGCGACACCTCTGTCACCGCCCCATCCGCCCAGCCCGACCAGCGCTACTCTTGCTTTTCTCAAACCGCTACCTCTCTCTTCGTTGAGACCCCCGGCCGTTGGAGCTACTGGTGCGCTATCTTCCCGCCGACGACGGTCATTACGGGAAGACCGGTGAGCATCCGTCCGCCGAGCGGCGTGTTCTTAGACCGTGATCTGAACTTCGCGGGCTCGACAATCCATTCAGCGTCGAGATCGAGCACCGTTACATCAGCCGGTGCGCCGACCGCCAGGGAGCCGCCCTCGACTCCGAGCACCCGCGCCGGACCGAGCGACATCTTTTGCACTACCTCGGCGAGCGTGAGCGTCCCGGTCTTCACCAGTTCCGTGACCGTCAGACCGACTGCTGTCTCCAGGCCGACCATGCCGTTCAGCGCGGCGGCATACTCGGTCTCCTTCTCCTCTACGGCGTGCGGGGCGTGATCAGTGGCGATCACGTCGATCGTGTCGTCGGCCAGCCCGGCCTTGATCGCGGCCACATCGTCCGCCGTTCGAAGCGGCGGGTTGATCTTCGTGTTGGTGTCGTATCCAATCACGGTCTCTTCGGTCAGGCTGAAATACTGCGGACATGTCTCGCAGGTCACCTTGACGCCCTGGTCCTTTGCCTCGCGAATCAATTCGACCGAGGCCTTCGTGCTGACGTGCTGGATGTGCAGCCTGCAGCCGGTTAGCCGCGCGAGCACAATGTTTCGGGCGACCATGACCTCCTCTGCCTCGGCCGGAATGCCCCTGAGGCCGAGGATGGTGGATGTCAGTCCCTCGTTCATGAAGCCCTCGCCGCTGAGCGATGTGTCCTCGCAGTGGGTCACGACCGGCACGTCGAGCATCGCACAGTAGTCCATGACTCGGCGCATGACGATCGACTGCTGGATCGGGAACGCGTCGTCGGAGAACGCGACCGCCCCACCCTGCTGCATATCACCCATCTCGGCCATCTCCTCACCCTTGTTACCCTTGGTCAGCGCGCCCATCGGATAGACGCGTGCGAGACCGACCTCGTCGGCCCGTCCGAGGATTGACTCGATCACCGAGCGGTTGTCGGCCGCGGGGTTCGTGTTCGGCATGCAGGCGACTGCGGTGAATCCTCCGGCAACGGCGGCCCTGGCGCCGGACTCGATATCTTCCTTGTATTCGAACCCCGGTTCGCGGAAGTGTACGTGCATGTCGATCAGGCCCGGCAGCACGAACTTGCCCGAGACGTCGATGATCTGGTCTGCGGTTTTGATCTGACCTATCCGCGCGATACGACCGTCCTCGATGAGCAGATCCGCGACCTGGTCCATGCCCTGAGCGGGATCCACGATTCTTCCACCCCTAAGCAACATCGGCGGAGCCTCCTCCCATCAGAAGATACAGCAGCGCCATCCGAACCGCAACCCCGTTGGTCACCTGTGTCTCGACCATCGAGACATTCGAATCGGCCACGTCCGGCATGATCTCGATGCCCCGGTTCATCGGCCCCGGGTGCATCACTATCGTGTCGTCCTTCGCGCCCTTCAGGCGGTCCTTCGTAATGCCGAAAAACCTGGAGTACTCGCGGATGCTCGGGAAGAGCCCTGTCTGCATCCTCTCGAGCTGAATGCGCAGGACGTTCACGACATCGGCGTCC is a window encoding:
- a CDS encoding dihydroorotase; translated protein: MLLRGGRIVDPAQGMDQVADLLIEDGRIARIGQIKTADQIIDVSGKFVLPGLIDMHVHFREPGFEYKEDIESGARAAVAGGFTAVACMPNTNPAADNRSVIESILGRADEVGLARVYPMGALTKGNKGEEMAEMGDMQQGGAVAFSDDAFPIQQSIVMRRVMDYCAMLDVPVVTHCEDTSLSGEGFMNEGLTSTILGLRGIPAEAEEVMVARNIVLARLTGCRLHIQHVSTKASVELIREAKDQGVKVTCETCPQYFSLTEETVIGYDTNTKINPPLRTADDVAAIKAGLADDTIDVIATDHAPHAVEEKETEYAAALNGMVGLETAVGLTVTELVKTGTLTLAEVVQKMSLGPARVLGVEGGSLAVGAPADVTVLDLDAEWIVEPAKFRSRSKNTPLGGRMLTGLPVMTVVGGKIAHQ
- the carB gene encoding carbamoyl-phosphate synthase large subunit codes for the protein MARRNDIHKVLVIGSGPIVIGQACEFDYSGTQACKALREAGYQIVLVNSNPATIMTDPGMADSTYLEPLTVESLEKVIAKERPDAVLPNLGGQTGLNLTADLYKKGILDKYGVKVIGVQADAIERGEDRIAFKDTMNAIGVEMPISQPALSVQEAEKIAQEIGYPVVVRPAYTLGGTGGGFCWNVEELRIIAARGIAASLVGQILIEESVLGWEELELEVVRDSKNQMITVCFIENVDAMGVHTGDSYCVAPMLTVPTGLQKRLQDISYRIVESIGVIGGTNVQFAHDPKTDRIVVIEINPRTSRSSALASKATGFPIALISSKLAAGMTLDEIPYWRDGTLEKYTPSGDYVVVKFARWAFEKFPGSIDKLGTQMRAVGEVMSIGKNYKEAFQKSIRSLEIKRYGLGFARNFNQLPVEELRKFLAEPSSERQFIMYEALRKGVSVEELHQITYIGRWFIQQMKELVELEEQILEYKGRELPDALLIQAKKDGFADKYLAQILEVPEESIRSGRARLGVEEAWEAVPVSGADAAYYFSTYNATDSVSVSPNKKIMILGGGPNRIGQGIEFDYTCVHAAFALRDLGLESIMVNCNPETVSTDYDTSDKLYFEPLTVEDVLSIYRKEQPEGVIVQFGGQTPLNIAAELEECGVKILGTSPRSIDLAEDRERFAEMMKEIGIPMPEHGMASTLDEALKVAARIGYPLMVRPSYVLGGRGMEVVYDEEMLTRYVNAAVEISPERPILIDKFLDNAIEAEADAISDGQEAFVPSIMEHIELAGIHSGDSACAIPPVTIPQKHLDTIVEYTRRIAVELGVVGLMNMQYAIANDVVYVLEANPRASRTVPLVSKVTGVSMARIATNVMLGARLSELNLNGREYPHFGVKESVFPFSMFPEVDPLLGPEMRSTGEVIGIADNFGLAFYKSQTAAGLSLPTEGTVLVTVAGHDKQAIVPTIRKLADMGFQILATAGTARLLAENGITAAPIKKMYEGRPNIADALSNGEIQLLINTPAGKESVTDDSYLRKAAIKHRVPYVTTAAAAAAAAQGIQAAREQTGSVRSLQEYHRDIRVSSGD
- a CDS encoding Gfo/Idh/MocA family oxidoreductase — its product is MRKARVALVGLGGWGGDRGVAAVKNAADVLDLITWFDASPDVVEQRRGEMPVPPAGSWDEVLECSDVEGVLLVVPNHIHMPLVIGVAEHGKHVFIEKPLANTLAECDTIMKACEDAGVILQVGHCLRRVPAVRKARQFLDEGRIGDVVMIEGHQSHRGGWSVEEGQWRWYNETCPGGPLNLLGIHQIDNMHYLVGPAVEVNAMFSKKCLSAEIPEITQVIIRFEEGSLGSIGDTYVSPPKTETCIYGTDGFMEVDCLKSHLRLCDVEGDATDIPCERIDLIMDEYREFAACIVTGSRPETGGREGRAAVAVMEAAIESDRTGKTEKVK
- the carA gene encoding glutamine-hydrolyzing carbamoyl-phosphate synthase small subunit; this translates as MKKSILVLSDGTTFEGESLGASGTTLGEAVFSTCMTGYQEMLTDPSFAGQLLTMTYPLIGSYGVAPQDFESRGVQVAGFVIKHLCDHPSNWRKVGSLDEFLVGHGVVGIRGVDTRMLTKHLRVRGVMTGAISTEATPAELLKTIEGSTDYGLMDFVRKVSVDKPYVWQGQTLDDGESAVGESDRRHVALVDFGVKYNIMRSLASRGLKVTVYPCDCPAEEILDTDPDGIVFSPGPGDPARLDYALQNVRKCIGRKPIMGICLGHQLLGRAFGSETFKLKFGHRGGNHPVQDLVTGRVYITSQNHGYAVDPDGLKGSGAEVAHVNLNDGTVEGLRHKELPIFSVQYHPEASPGPRDSGYLFNQFLEIVGA